In the genome of Myxococcus stipitatus, one region contains:
- a CDS encoding tryptophan halogenase family protein yields MDTAIREVVILGGGTAGWMAAAYLQKVFEGTVQVTLLEAATIPRIGVGEATVPNLQRVFFDRLGIPEDEWMRECNAAFKTAVKFVNWRKKEPGAPDNHFYHAFGLIPNVDNIPLSHYWVLRNEGCERPDEGVDYACYREPPMMDAKLAPRFRDGRPAVNYAWHFDAQLVADYLRRLATGWGVKHVVDELASVEKRPDGHIKALHTRGGRVLEGDFFVDCSGFRGLLINQAMEEPFLDMSDHLLCNSAVATAIEHDDARFGIEPYTSAIASKHGWMWKIPMLGRFGTGYVYSSNFCSQDEAIREFSAKWGLDPDKTAFNRIRFRVGRNRRAWVKNCVSIGLASCFVEPLESTGIYFITASIYQLAKHFPDKGFNPVLVDRFNREIEMMFDDTRDFLQAHFLTSSRDDTAFWLANKNDLKLSDALKDKLETWKAGLTVNMPVSGEEAYYGNFETEFRNFWTNSSYYCVLSGMGWRPEQPLTTLKYRPSSVAHAEEAFQRIKLQQQALLQGLPSNHEFLQRLHRKNGMDLAPTGTR; encoded by the coding sequence GTGGACACCGCGATTCGTGAAGTGGTGATTCTGGGAGGTGGGACGGCGGGCTGGATGGCCGCGGCCTATCTTCAGAAGGTCTTCGAGGGCACCGTCCAGGTGACGCTCCTGGAGGCAGCGACCATCCCGAGGATCGGGGTGGGGGAGGCCACGGTCCCCAACCTGCAACGCGTCTTCTTCGACCGGCTGGGCATCCCCGAAGACGAGTGGATGCGCGAGTGCAACGCCGCCTTCAAGACGGCGGTGAAGTTCGTCAACTGGCGCAAGAAGGAGCCCGGCGCTCCAGACAATCATTTCTACCACGCGTTCGGACTCATCCCGAACGTGGACAACATCCCGCTGTCTCACTACTGGGTGCTGCGCAACGAAGGATGTGAGCGGCCCGATGAGGGAGTGGACTACGCCTGCTACCGCGAGCCGCCGATGATGGACGCGAAGCTGGCACCGCGCTTCCGGGACGGTCGGCCCGCGGTCAACTACGCGTGGCACTTCGACGCGCAGCTGGTGGCGGACTACCTGCGGCGGCTGGCCACGGGGTGGGGCGTGAAGCACGTCGTGGACGAGCTGGCGTCGGTGGAGAAGAGGCCAGACGGACACATCAAGGCGCTGCACACGCGAGGCGGCCGTGTGCTGGAGGGTGACTTCTTCGTGGACTGCAGTGGCTTCCGGGGCCTGCTCATCAACCAGGCGATGGAGGAGCCGTTCCTCGACATGAGCGACCACCTGCTGTGCAACAGCGCGGTGGCGACGGCCATCGAGCATGATGACGCGCGGTTCGGAATAGAGCCCTACACGTCGGCGATAGCGTCGAAGCACGGGTGGATGTGGAAGATTCCGATGCTGGGGCGATTCGGGACGGGGTACGTCTATTCGAGCAACTTCTGCTCGCAGGACGAAGCCATTCGCGAGTTCTCCGCGAAGTGGGGGCTGGACCCGGACAAGACGGCATTCAATCGCATCCGGTTCCGGGTGGGCCGAAACCGGCGCGCGTGGGTGAAGAACTGCGTGAGCATCGGGCTTGCGTCGTGCTTCGTGGAGCCGCTGGAGTCCACCGGCATCTACTTCATCACCGCGTCCATCTACCAATTGGCGAAGCACTTCCCGGACAAGGGATTCAACCCGGTGCTGGTGGACCGTTTCAATCGAGAGATTGAGATGATGTTCGACGACACCCGGGACTTCCTGCAGGCGCACTTCCTCACGTCGTCGAGGGACGACACGGCGTTCTGGTTGGCGAACAAGAACGACTTGAAGCTGTCGGACGCGCTGAAGGACAAGCTGGAGACGTGGAAGGCGGGCTTGACGGTCAACATGCCGGTGTCGGGCGAAGAGGCGTACTACGGGAACTTCGAGACAGAGTTCCGGAACTTCTGGACGAACAGCAGCTACTACTGCGTGTTGTCGGGGATGGGGTGGAGGCCGGAGCAGCCGCTGACGACGCTGAAGTACCGGCCGTCATCGGTGGCGCACGCGGAGGAGGCCTTCCAGCGCATCAAGCTCCAGCAGCAGGCGCTGCTCCAAGGCTTGCCGAGCAACCACGAGTTCCTCCAGCGGCTGCACCGCAAGAACGGAATGGACCTGGCTCCCACGGGCACCCGGTAA
- a CDS encoding DUF6585 family protein, with protein sequence MGLVLIYLSSAALLESLSIYLVPHAVLRALLSSQFGFFLLLLGIPSGLYMLGWRGIDFFLWVLSPRLLVVDAQGLRSGKTSFLWRDLRSVVRIHDQDRMDFRHSHGKYRLRLHLWSDADHLEEHVTERVISTLLPRIHRQVVAGEEVAFGPLTLSEDGVALKRKLFQWDDIDSIRLQDSDDSGLASRTLFLTANGRLHKIDEEKIINSPVLLAYLAARLES encoded by the coding sequence ATGGGGCTCGTCCTCATCTACCTGTCGTCGGCGGCGTTGCTGGAGTCCCTCTCCATCTACCTGGTGCCCCACGCCGTGCTGCGGGCCCTGTTGAGCAGTCAGTTCGGGTTCTTCCTCTTGCTGCTCGGCATTCCCTCCGGGCTCTACATGCTGGGGTGGCGGGGCATCGACTTCTTCCTCTGGGTCCTGTCGCCGCGCTTGCTGGTGGTGGACGCGCAGGGGCTTCGCTCAGGCAAGACGTCCTTCCTGTGGCGCGACCTGCGGTCCGTGGTCCGCATCCATGACCAGGACCGGATGGACTTCCGGCACAGCCACGGGAAGTACCGGCTGCGGCTCCACCTGTGGAGCGACGCGGACCACCTCGAGGAGCACGTCACCGAGCGCGTCATCTCCACCTTGCTCCCGCGCATCCACCGGCAGGTGGTCGCCGGCGAGGAGGTGGCATTCGGTCCGCTGACGCTCAGCGAGGACGGGGTGGCGCTCAAGCGCAAGCTGTTCCAGTGGGACGACATCGACAGCATCCGTCTCCAGGACTCGGATGACAGCGGCCTGGCGTCCCGTACCTTGTTCCTCACCGCCAACGGCCGGCTTCACAAGATTGACGAGGAGAAGATCATCAACTCTCCCGTCCTCCTCGCTTATCTCGCGGCGCGTCTCGAGAGCTGA
- a CDS encoding excinuclease ATPase subunit gives MKKPLLLSLLAFTVSSPALARDSVYMIPLKSVLEMPQAKDKLDGSVKFYLAGAKTPSVQEELGSETSNKKTNGVGKSDEEGCKWATLSALISLQEGAKKRGANAVVNIVSYYKKNELQNATEIECHAGSFVVGVTLKGTYAKVAKGSTK, from the coding sequence ATGAAGAAGCCCCTGTTGCTGTCGCTGCTCGCGTTCACAGTGTCCAGCCCGGCCCTGGCGCGGGACAGCGTCTACATGATTCCGCTCAAGTCGGTCCTCGAGATGCCGCAGGCCAAGGACAAGCTGGATGGCTCGGTGAAGTTCTACCTGGCGGGCGCGAAGACGCCGTCGGTCCAGGAGGAGCTGGGCTCGGAGACCTCCAACAAGAAGACCAACGGCGTGGGCAAGTCGGACGAGGAGGGCTGCAAGTGGGCCACCCTGTCCGCGCTGATTTCGCTCCAGGAAGGCGCCAAGAAGCGCGGCGCCAACGCGGTGGTCAACATCGTCAGCTACTACAAGAAGAACGAGCTGCAGAACGCGACCGAAATCGAGTGCCACGCCGGCTCGTTCGTCGTGGGCGTCACGCTCAAGGGGACCTACGCGAAGGTCGCCAAGGGCAGCACGAAGTAA
- a CDS encoding beta-ketoacyl-ACP synthase has protein sequence MKRVVVTGVGALSPLGHDWPQVEARLKSLRNAVQVIEDWKQYDGLNTQVGAPAAPFELPPQTYSRKTIRGMGRVALLATRASELALVDAGLLGDPLLSSGKMGVSYGSSTGSPPAIADFGRMLMAKSTEGITATSYVRSMSHTAAVNIGVFFGLTGRIITTSSACTSGSQGIGYAYEAIKMGRQVAMLAGGAEELDATGAAVFDTLFATSTKNNATPELTPRPFHAQRDGLVLGEGACTLVLEELEHARARGARIYAELVGYGTNSDGRHITQPHAETMAQAMRLALEDAALEPGLVAYVNAHGTATDTGDVAESAATNQVFGERMPISSLKSYMGHTLGACGALEAWMTIEMMRSGWFAPTLHLDAASVDPRCAPLDYVTGDGRRIETEVVMSNNFAFGGINTSLIFRRWH, from the coding sequence ATGAAGCGGGTCGTCGTCACGGGTGTGGGTGCCCTGAGCCCCCTGGGCCATGACTGGCCTCAGGTGGAGGCTCGGCTGAAGTCACTGCGCAACGCCGTGCAGGTCATCGAGGACTGGAAGCAGTACGACGGGCTCAACACCCAGGTGGGTGCGCCCGCCGCGCCCTTCGAGCTGCCGCCGCAGACGTACTCGCGCAAGACGATACGCGGCATGGGCCGGGTGGCGCTGCTGGCGACGCGCGCCAGTGAGCTCGCGCTCGTCGACGCGGGGCTCCTGGGAGACCCGCTCCTGTCGAGCGGGAAGATGGGCGTGTCCTACGGCTCGTCCACGGGCTCTCCGCCCGCCATCGCCGACTTCGGCCGGATGCTGATGGCGAAGTCGACCGAGGGCATCACCGCCACGTCCTACGTGCGGTCCATGTCCCATACGGCCGCGGTGAACATCGGCGTCTTCTTCGGCCTCACCGGCCGCATCATCACCACGTCGAGCGCGTGCACCTCCGGCAGCCAGGGCATCGGCTATGCCTACGAGGCCATCAAGATGGGCCGCCAGGTGGCGATGCTCGCCGGAGGCGCCGAGGAGCTGGACGCCACGGGCGCCGCGGTGTTCGACACCCTGTTCGCCACCAGCACGAAGAACAACGCCACCCCGGAGCTGACGCCCCGCCCCTTCCACGCGCAGCGCGACGGCCTGGTGCTGGGTGAAGGCGCGTGCACGCTGGTGCTGGAGGAGCTGGAGCACGCCCGGGCCCGAGGCGCTCGCATCTACGCGGAGCTCGTGGGCTACGGCACCAACAGCGACGGCCGCCACATCACCCAGCCCCACGCGGAGACCATGGCCCAGGCCATGCGGCTGGCGCTGGAGGACGCGGCGCTGGAGCCGGGCCTCGTCGCGTATGTGAATGCGCACGGCACCGCCACCGACACGGGTGACGTCGCGGAGAGCGCCGCCACGAACCAGGTCTTCGGCGAGCGGATGCCCATCTCGTCCCTCAAGAGCTACATGGGCCACACCCTGGGCGCGTGCGGCGCGCTGGAGGCGTGGATGACCATCGAGATGATGCGCAGCGGCTGGTTCGCGCCCACGCTGCATCTCGACGCGGCCTCGGTGGACCCGCGCTGCGCCCCGCTGGACTACGTGACGGGCGATGGACGAAGAATCGAGACCGAAGTCGTCATGTCCAACAACTTCGCCTTCGGCGGCATCAACACGTCGTTGATCTTCCGCCGATGGCACTGA
- the fabG gene encoding 3-oxoacyl-ACP reductase FabG, which produces MSEKTVLVTGSSRGIGRAIALRLAKDGFDVVVHCRSKVEEAEAVAAQVREQGRASRVLRFDVADRAETERVLASDLEAHGCYYGVVCNAGIARDNAFPAMPAEDWDAVIHTNLDAFYNVLNPLCMPLVRRRKPGRIVTLASVSGLIGNRGQVNYSAAKAGIIGATKALAVELASRGITVNCVAPGLIDTEMVEPHVVEEALKMIPARRMGKPEEVAAAVSFLMSEDAGYVTRQVISVNGGLFG; this is translated from the coding sequence ATGAGTGAGAAGACGGTGTTGGTGACGGGCTCAAGCCGAGGCATCGGCCGCGCCATTGCCCTGCGGCTGGCGAAGGATGGCTTCGACGTGGTGGTGCACTGCCGCTCGAAGGTGGAGGAGGCGGAGGCGGTGGCCGCGCAGGTCCGTGAGCAGGGCCGGGCCTCGCGTGTCCTGCGCTTCGACGTGGCCGACCGCGCGGAGACGGAGCGGGTCCTCGCCTCGGACCTGGAGGCGCACGGCTGCTACTACGGCGTGGTGTGCAACGCGGGCATCGCCCGGGACAACGCCTTCCCCGCCATGCCCGCCGAGGACTGGGACGCGGTCATCCACACCAACCTGGACGCATTCTACAACGTGCTCAACCCCCTCTGCATGCCGCTGGTCCGCCGGCGCAAGCCCGGGCGCATCGTCACGCTGGCGTCCGTGTCCGGCCTCATCGGGAACCGGGGCCAGGTGAACTACAGCGCGGCGAAGGCGGGCATCATCGGCGCGACGAAGGCGCTGGCGGTGGAGCTGGCCAGCCGTGGCATCACCGTCAACTGCGTGGCGCCGGGGCTCATCGACACGGAGATGGTGGAGCCCCACGTCGTCGAGGAGGCGCTGAAGATGATTCCGGCCCGGCGCATGGGCAAGCCCGAGGAGGTCGCCGCCGCGGTGAGCTTCCTGATGAGCGAGGACGCGGGCTACGTCACGCGGCAGGTCATTTCGGTGAACGGGGGACTGTTCGGATGA
- a CDS encoding hotdog family protein has protein sequence MRTPITFDISEIVPHADRMRLIDRAVEGDEESLVAEVTIREDCLFQESGVVGGWVGIEFMAQAIAAYAGWRQRLRGEPQPLGFLLGTRRYECHRPTFKVGEHLRIEVRRQFWTDNGMSQFDCTLGIEGETVATAALTVFQPPASFDVTKVGKDE, from the coding sequence ATGCGCACGCCCATCACCTTCGACATCTCCGAAATCGTCCCCCACGCCGACCGCATGCGGCTGATTGACCGCGCGGTGGAGGGCGACGAGGAGAGCCTCGTCGCCGAGGTGACGATTCGCGAGGACTGTCTGTTCCAGGAGTCCGGCGTCGTGGGCGGCTGGGTGGGCATCGAGTTCATGGCGCAGGCCATCGCGGCCTACGCGGGCTGGAGACAGCGGCTGCGCGGGGAGCCCCAGCCGCTGGGCTTCCTGCTGGGCACGCGCAGATACGAGTGCCACCGCCCGACGTTCAAGGTGGGCGAGCACCTGCGCATCGAGGTCCGCCGGCAGTTCTGGACGGACAACGGGATGAGCCAGTTCGACTGCACCCTGGGGATTGAGGGAGAGACGGTGGCCACGGCGGCGCTGACGGTGTTCCAGCCTCCGGCCTCGTTCGACGTGACGAAGGTGGGCAAGGATGAGTGA
- a CDS encoding beta-ketoacyl-ACP synthase: MSPPVFLNDLGLVCALGVGRREVTQALFGDQPTGVASSPDFADRPLHVGQVTAPLVSTDALPVPMRSRNNALLLTALEQLRPAVDEALRRHGPERVAVVLGTSTSGIGESEAAIAARESSGQLPGHFDVRQQELGSPALALTHVLGTRGPSLVISTACSSSAKSLATAARLLRMGVADAVITGGADALCRFTVAGFSSLDSVSDTRCNPMSVHRRGINIGEAAALFLMTREPGPVRLAGWGESSDAHHLSAPEPGGRGALIAMRTALERAGIAPGDVGYVNLHGTATPQNDAMESRAVQALLGDGVPCSSTKPLTGHTLGAAGALEAALCWLTLTDEARGRLPPHWWDGEPDPSLPALSLVKPGTALGQPPRYVLSNSFAFGGSNAALLLGRA; the protein is encoded by the coding sequence ATGTCTCCGCCCGTCTTCTTGAACGACCTGGGCCTGGTGTGCGCCCTGGGGGTGGGCCGCCGCGAGGTCACCCAGGCCCTCTTCGGCGACCAGCCCACGGGCGTCGCATCGAGCCCCGACTTCGCGGACCGCCCGCTCCACGTGGGGCAGGTCACCGCGCCGCTCGTCTCCACCGACGCGCTGCCCGTGCCGATGCGCAGCCGCAACAACGCGCTGCTGCTCACCGCGCTGGAGCAGCTTCGTCCCGCGGTGGATGAAGCCCTGCGACGCCATGGCCCGGAGCGGGTGGCCGTGGTGTTGGGCACCAGCACCTCCGGCATCGGTGAGAGCGAAGCCGCCATCGCCGCGCGCGAATCCTCCGGTCAGCTCCCCGGCCACTTCGACGTGCGGCAGCAGGAGCTGGGCTCCCCTGCCCTGGCGCTGACACACGTGCTGGGCACGCGGGGCCCTTCGCTCGTCATCTCCACCGCGTGCTCCTCCAGCGCCAAGTCCCTGGCCACCGCCGCGCGGCTGCTCCGCATGGGGGTGGCCGACGCGGTCATCACCGGCGGCGCGGACGCGCTGTGCCGCTTCACCGTGGCGGGCTTCTCGTCGCTCGACTCGGTGAGCGACACGCGCTGCAACCCGATGAGCGTCCACCGGCGGGGCATCAACATCGGCGAGGCCGCGGCCCTGTTCCTGATGACCCGCGAGCCGGGGCCGGTGCGCCTCGCGGGCTGGGGCGAGTCCTCGGACGCGCACCACCTCTCCGCCCCCGAGCCCGGAGGCCGCGGCGCCCTCATCGCCATGCGGACGGCCCTGGAGCGCGCGGGCATCGCGCCGGGCGACGTGGGCTACGTCAACCTGCACGGCACCGCGACGCCCCAGAACGACGCGATGGAGAGCCGCGCGGTGCAGGCCCTTCTCGGCGACGGTGTTCCGTGCAGCTCCACCAAGCCGCTCACCGGCCACACGCTGGGCGCGGCGGGGGCGCTGGAGGCCGCGCTGTGCTGGCTCACCCTCACGGACGAGGCCCGAGGGCGGCTGCCGCCCCACTGGTGGGATGGCGAGCCGGACCCGTCGCTTCCCGCCCTGTCGCTGGTGAAGCCCGGGACGGCGCTGGGCCAGCCCCCGCGCTATGTCCTGAGCAACTCGTTCGCCTTTGGCGGCAGCAACGCCGCGCTCCTCCTGGGAAGGGCCTGA
- a CDS encoding DUF3261 domain-containing protein, translating into MRALIASLALLGLASCATPAPRPVAPEVALPSLALSPSDFGGSVSLSQQLSFAHELDPGGPRSLEALVEIDASAVRLAGFALSQRVITLQWDGARLEEERDARVPAQFQSRTVIRDLQLVYWPAATVRAALPEGWTLEDSPGQRVLRQGDKEWLSVRYAGQPPWVGRAELVNLAEHYRLTIESRLSEE; encoded by the coding sequence GTGCGCGCCCTGATTGCCAGCCTGGCCCTGCTCGGCCTCGCGTCCTGCGCCACCCCGGCTCCACGACCCGTGGCGCCGGAGGTGGCGTTGCCGTCGCTCGCGCTGTCGCCGTCGGACTTCGGCGGCAGCGTGAGCCTGTCGCAGCAGCTGAGCTTCGCGCACGAGCTGGACCCGGGCGGCCCGCGCTCGCTGGAGGCCCTGGTGGAGATCGACGCCTCGGCGGTGCGGCTGGCCGGGTTCGCGTTGAGCCAGCGGGTCATCACCCTCCAGTGGGATGGCGCGCGGCTGGAAGAAGAGCGCGACGCGCGGGTGCCCGCGCAGTTCCAATCGCGGACGGTGATTCGAGACCTCCAGCTCGTGTACTGGCCGGCCGCCACGGTGCGTGCGGCCCTGCCGGAGGGCTGGACGCTGGAGGACTCCCCGGGCCAGCGCGTGCTGCGCCAGGGAGACAAGGAATGGCTGTCGGTGCGCTATGCTGGCCAACCCCCTTGGGTGGGCCGCGCGGAGCTGGTCAACCTGGCGGAGCACTACCGGCTGACCATCGAGTCACGCCTCTCGGAGGAATGA
- a CDS encoding NAD(P)/FAD-dependent oxidoreductase produces MKVEKTEVVIIGAGPSGSVAAGLLRKQGRQVLILEREQFPRFSIGESLLPQSMEYIEEAGMLQDVVEAGFQYKNGAAFVRGTRYTEFDFREKFTKGWGTTYQVQRAHFDHVLALAAERKGATLRFRHTVESVDVSGATPELTVRSPEGETYRVQARFLLDASGFGRVLPRLLSLETPSNFPVRGALFTHVEDRVAPGTFDRNKIRITTHPQHVHVWYWTIPFSNGRCSLGVVARREYLEQFQGTETERLKAIVAEDPELSKLLKDAAWDTPARAITGYAANVKSLWGNGFALLGNAGEFLDPVFSSGVTIAVKSASLAARCIGRSFAGEPVDWERDYAVPLKAGVDTFRTFVESWYEGGFQNVIFHPNSSPEIRKMISSILAGYAWDKENPFVADSKRRLGVLEKLCAP; encoded by the coding sequence GTGAAGGTAGAGAAGACCGAAGTCGTCATCATTGGTGCGGGTCCGTCGGGCTCGGTGGCCGCGGGGCTTTTGCGCAAACAGGGCCGTCAGGTGTTGATCCTGGAGCGCGAGCAGTTCCCCCGATTCTCCATCGGCGAGAGCCTGCTCCCGCAGAGCATGGAGTACATCGAGGAAGCGGGGATGCTGCAGGACGTCGTCGAGGCGGGCTTCCAGTACAAGAACGGCGCGGCCTTCGTGCGCGGCACCCGGTACACGGAGTTCGACTTCCGGGAGAAGTTCACGAAGGGCTGGGGCACGACGTACCAGGTGCAGCGCGCCCACTTCGACCACGTGCTGGCGCTCGCCGCCGAGCGCAAGGGCGCGACGCTGCGCTTCCGCCACACCGTCGAGTCCGTCGACGTCTCCGGTGCCACCCCCGAGCTCACCGTGCGCTCGCCCGAGGGTGAGACGTACCGCGTCCAGGCCCGCTTCCTGCTCGACGCCAGCGGCTTCGGCCGCGTGCTGCCCCGGCTCCTCTCGCTGGAGACGCCGTCGAACTTCCCGGTGCGCGGTGCGCTCTTCACCCACGTCGAGGACCGCGTGGCCCCGGGCACCTTCGACCGGAACAAGATCCGCATCACCACGCATCCCCAGCACGTGCACGTCTGGTACTGGACCATCCCCTTCTCCAACGGCCGCTGCTCGTTGGGCGTGGTGGCCCGGCGCGAGTACCTGGAGCAGTTCCAGGGCACGGAGACCGAGCGGCTGAAGGCCATCGTCGCGGAGGACCCGGAGCTGTCCAAGCTGCTCAAGGACGCGGCCTGGGACACGCCCGCGCGCGCCATCACCGGCTACGCGGCGAACGTGAAGTCCCTGTGGGGCAACGGCTTCGCGCTGCTGGGCAACGCGGGTGAGTTCCTGGACCCGGTGTTCTCCTCGGGCGTCACCATCGCCGTGAAGTCCGCGAGCCTCGCGGCCCGGTGCATCGGTCGTTCGTTCGCCGGCGAGCCGGTGGACTGGGAGCGCGACTACGCGGTGCCGCTCAAGGCCGGCGTGGACACGTTCCGCACCTTCGTCGAGTCCTGGTACGAGGGCGGCTTCCAGAACGTCATCTTCCACCCCAACTCCTCGCCCGAGATTCGCAAGATGATCTCCTCCATCCTCGCGGGCTACGCATGGGACAAGGAGAACCCCTTCGTGGCCGACAGCAAGCGCCGGCTCGGAGTGCTCGAGAAGCTGTGCGCGCCCTGA
- a CDS encoding MMPL family transporter: MRSKWAILWLLVVLAVGAHQVWFWLSARLDTDVLALLPEDEQAPEVGAATRKLADGASRELVLLVGAKDWEAAQRAAEVVREELSRDASLLKPSALDASSLDVALELYRPYRDRLLTPAQREWLTRATAEELGGTALMKLYQPAGPRLTDWEADPLGLWPDWWAARAAESTARPRDGRLWLSGEGREWVLLAFHSQVSAFALGADGHITGAVERARAAVTAAVPDSRMVAAGVPLYAEAAASQASDEMSTIGIGSMAAVLLLVWLTFRSVRPILLVGVSLVIGCAVAMSVTALVFDRVHLLTLVFGSSLVGVAEDYGFHYFAARQGRPPSERGALMRGLLPGMVMALLTSVVAYLALGIAPFPGLRQMALFSATGLVGAFLTVACWFPHLDTGALPVTPFAQRFATSLARWPRFTSTRAWWMGTAVLALFIAGGLGRLKTRDDVRQLQGAPAHLIADQRELGRLLGLPSPAQFFLVGGQDGEQVLEREAKLKARLDMLVADRLLTGYRAVSDWLPSAEQQRADARLSARAEAQAVAAVAEATGESPTRASFADGVLTPEQLLASPASAAIRQQWLGSMGDQHFSIVMLRGLNAPSLLPHLAEAARGLEGVRWVDKTQEISGLLERYRELMGGLIVLGYVAVLLLLVTRFRRQAWRAWLPTVVGTLFTLAVFGWVGEPLQLFSVLGLMLLLGMGVDYGIFMLEHPGEGSAWLAVALAGVSTLLSFGLLGLSATPALRSFGLTMLLGEVAIWLLTPCCRLPAGKDVS; the protein is encoded by the coding sequence TTGCGAAGTAAGTGGGCCATCCTCTGGTTGTTGGTGGTGCTCGCCGTGGGCGCGCACCAGGTGTGGTTCTGGCTCTCCGCCCGCCTGGACACGGACGTCCTCGCGCTCCTGCCCGAGGATGAGCAGGCGCCCGAGGTCGGCGCCGCCACGCGCAAGCTCGCGGACGGGGCCAGCCGGGAACTGGTGCTGCTCGTGGGCGCGAAGGACTGGGAAGCCGCCCAGCGCGCCGCGGAGGTCGTCCGCGAGGAGCTGTCGCGGGACGCATCGCTCCTGAAGCCCTCCGCCCTGGATGCGTCCTCGCTGGACGTGGCGCTGGAGCTGTATCGCCCCTATCGCGACAGGCTGCTCACGCCCGCGCAGCGCGAGTGGCTGACGCGCGCGACGGCGGAAGAACTGGGCGGCACCGCGCTCATGAAGCTCTACCAGCCCGCGGGCCCTCGGCTGACGGACTGGGAGGCGGACCCGCTGGGCCTGTGGCCCGACTGGTGGGCGGCCCGCGCGGCGGAGAGCACCGCGCGTCCTCGCGATGGGCGGCTGTGGCTGTCCGGCGAGGGGCGGGAGTGGGTGCTCCTGGCCTTCCACAGCCAGGTCTCCGCCTTCGCGCTCGGCGCGGACGGACACATCACGGGCGCGGTGGAGAGAGCGCGCGCGGCCGTGACGGCGGCGGTGCCGGACAGCCGGATGGTGGCCGCGGGCGTGCCGCTGTACGCGGAGGCCGCCGCGTCGCAGGCCAGTGACGAGATGTCCACCATCGGCATCGGGTCGATGGCGGCCGTGCTGCTGCTCGTGTGGCTGACCTTCCGTTCGGTGCGCCCCATCCTCCTGGTGGGTGTCTCGCTGGTGATTGGCTGCGCGGTGGCCATGAGCGTCACGGCCCTGGTGTTCGACCGCGTCCACCTGCTCACGCTCGTCTTCGGCTCCAGCCTGGTCGGCGTGGCGGAGGACTACGGCTTCCACTACTTCGCCGCGCGCCAGGGCAGACCTCCGTCGGAGCGCGGCGCGCTCATGCGGGGCCTGCTGCCGGGCATGGTGATGGCGCTGCTCACCAGCGTCGTGGCGTATCTCGCGCTGGGCATCGCGCCCTTCCCCGGGCTGCGGCAGATGGCGCTGTTCTCCGCCACGGGGCTGGTCGGCGCGTTCCTCACGGTGGCGTGCTGGTTCCCTCACCTCGACACGGGCGCGCTGCCGGTGACGCCCTTCGCCCAGCGCTTCGCGACGTCGCTGGCGCGCTGGCCCCGCTTCACCTCCACCCGCGCCTGGTGGATGGGGACCGCGGTGCTCGCGCTGTTCATCGCGGGCGGACTGGGGCGCCTGAAGACGCGCGACGACGTGCGCCAGCTGCAGGGGGCGCCGGCCCACCTCATCGCGGACCAGCGGGAGCTGGGGCGGCTCCTCGGCCTGCCCAGTCCCGCGCAGTTCTTCCTCGTGGGTGGCCAGGACGGCGAGCAGGTGCTGGAGCGCGAGGCGAAGCTCAAGGCGCGGCTGGACATGCTCGTGGCGGACCGGCTGCTCACGGGCTACCGCGCGGTATCCGACTGGCTCCCGAGCGCCGAGCAGCAGCGCGCCGACGCCCGCTTGAGCGCGCGAGCGGAGGCCCAGGCCGTGGCGGCGGTGGCCGAGGCCACGGGCGAGTCCCCCACCCGCGCGAGCTTCGCGGACGGCGTGCTCACGCCCGAGCAGCTCCTCGCCAGCCCCGCGTCGGCGGCCATCCGGCAGCAGTGGCTGGGCTCCATGGGGGACCAGCACTTCAGCATCGTCATGCTGCGCGGGCTCAATGCCCCGTCGCTGCTTCCTCACCTGGCCGAGGCCGCGCGGGGGCTCGAGGGTGTGCGCTGGGTGGACAAGACGCAGGAGATTTCAGGACTCCTGGAGCGCTACCGCGAGCTCATGGGAGGGCTCATCGTGCTGGGCTATGTCGCGGTGCTGCTGCTGCTGGTGACGCGCTTCCGGCGTCAGGCGTGGCGCGCGTGGCTGCCCACGGTGGTGGGCACGCTCTTCACACTCGCGGTCTTCGGCTGGGTGGGTGAGCCGCTCCAGCTCTTCAGCGTCCTGGGCCTGATGCTCCTCCTGGGCATGGGCGTGGACTACGGAATCTTCATGCTGGAGCATCCCGGAGAGGGCTCCGCATGGCTCGCGGTGGCGCTCGCCGGCGTGAGCACCCTCCTCTCTTTTGGACTCCTGGGGCTCTCGGCCACTCCGGCCCTGCGCTCCTTTGGATTGACCATGCTGCTGGGAGAAGTGGCCATCTGGCTGCTGACCCCCTGCTGCAGACTGCCCGCGGGCAAGGACGTGTCGTGA